TCCAACAGATTAAATATCAAAGAAAAACAATATGCGTTTTCGAATTTCAGAATCAGAATCGGCTCTGTTTCCCAAAGAGTGCCTGTGTAAGTTGAATCACGATAAAAAAGGTTTGACTATAGGTTTGCCCAAAGAAGAACATGAGTTTGAAAAAAGACTTGCCTTAACCCCCGAATCGGTTCAATTATTAATCGAAGCAGGTCATCAGGTTATAGTCGAATCAGAAGCGGGTTTGGGTATAAACTATTCCGATTCAAAATTCAGTGAAGTAGGAGCGACTATTGTTCAAAACAAAGCAGAAGTTTTTGAAGCTGATATTGTCATGAAAATAAAACCTCCTACTCCCAAGGAGGTTGATTTATTGAAGGAAAACTCTACTCTGTTTTCATTATTACAACTGGCTAATTACTCACCCAAAAGTATCGAAAAGCTACTGAAAAAACGGGTGAATGCAGTTGCTTATGAGATGATGGCTGATAATAAACTGAGTTTCCCGGTAGTCAATTCTATTAGTGAAATTGAAGGTTCAGCAGCCATTTTGATTGCAGCCGAATTGCTCAGTAACGAAAGTGGAGGAAAAGGGATATTGCTGGGAGGATTACCTGGAGTATCACCTACTGAAGTGGTTATTTTGGGTGCCGGTATTGCCGGTTCCGTGGCAGCCAGGGCAGCTGTTGCTTTAGGGGCTTCAGTCAAAGTTTTCGATAATGACATCAGTAAACTCAGGGATATACAACGGAATTTAGGAAGAACCTTATATACTTCAACTTTCCATCCAAGTGTTTTAAAAAACATACTCAAAACGGCTGATGTTGTAATAGGAACTCTTAAATACATTACAGGATCCAAAGGCTTTATAGTTACCGAAGACTACGTTCGGGAAATGAAAAAAGGTGCTGTAATTATAGACCTTAGTGTTGATCAGGGCGGATGTTTCGAGACTTCAGAATGTGATTTTTCAAAGAATGGTTCTATTTTTGAGAAGTTTGGAGTGCTTCATTATTGTGTGCCCAATATCTCTTCCAGAGTGTCCCGTACAGCATCTATTGCGCTGAGTAACATATTTGTACCACTTTTACTGGACATTGGTGAACTTGGGGGGATTAATGATAAAATCAAAATGGACTTAGGGTTTCGTCATGGCGTTTACGTTTACAATGGAAAATTGGTAAACACCCCAATGGGACACCATTTTAATCTTCCTGCACACGATATAGGTCTGTTTTTATCTGCATTCTGATAGATACTTGATAGAATATAAAAAAGGATTGTTTCACGGGAAACAATCCTTTTTTTTACATTGCAATTGATAAGCCTCCTATGTGTTGAGTCACTCGTTATGACTTATTTCTTCTGGTGTGATATATAAATTGTCAATTGTAAATATCTAAATTGTAAATTCAATAATGGGCTTCGAGCCAGTTATTACCAAATCCACCATCTACTTTTAGTGGAACAGATATTGGAAAAGCACGTTCCATTTCTTCAATAACTATCTTTTGAACCTTATCTTTTTCTGTATCCAAAACACTGAAGTTCAACTCATCATGTACCTGCAGAATCATTTTGGATTGAATATTTTCTTCTTTAAATCTCCGGTAAATATTCACCATGGCAATCTTAATGATATCGGCCGCAGTTCCCTGGATAGGAGCATTAATCGCATTTCGTTCGGCATATCCTCTCACAATTGAATTGCCGGAGTTGATATCAGGTAACATCCGTTTGCGATTGAGTAGGGTAGTGACATAACCATCTTTTTTTGCCTGGAGAATGATATTATCCATATACTCTTTAATCTGTGGATAAGTAGCGAAGTACCCTTCTATCAACTCTTTAGCTTCTGCGCGGGGAATAGTTAACCGTTCCGCCAAGCCAAAAACAGATACACCGTAAATGATACCGAAGTTGGCGGTCTTAGCTTTGCGGCGCATATCTTTAGAAACCTCTTCAATAGGAACTTTGAAAATCTTTGCAGATGTGGCAGCATGAATATCTTGTTCAGTTTGAAATGCTTCCACCATATTCTTATCCTGGCTAAGGTGAGCTATAATACGAAGCTCAATCTGAGAATAGTCAGCCGAAAAGAATGAACAACCTTCATCGGCAATGAATGCTTTGCGGATTTCCTTTCCCTGTTCATCACGGATAGGAATGTTTTGGAGGTTTGGATTGGTTGAACTTAACCGGCCTGTTGCTGTAACTGTCTGATTAAACGAGGTATGTATCTTTTCTGTTTTTGGATTAACCAGTTCAGGTAATGCATTGATGTAGGTACTCAATAGTTTTTTCAAACCGCGAAATTCCAGAATCTTTTCAACAATAATATGTTTACTCTTCAGGTTCTCCAGCACATCTTCCGAAGTGGAATATTGACCGGTTTTGGTTTTCTTTACTTTATCAGTAATTTTCAATTCATCAAAAAGTACCACTCCAACCTGTTGTGCTGAGTTGATATTGAAATCATGACCGGCAATTTCAAAAATGGATTTTTCGATTTCCAGAAGTTGAGAGGTAATTTCTTCCGAAGATTGTTTCAACGCATTTTTATCAACACGCACTCCGTTCATTTCCATTTCTGCCAGTACCAGCATCAATGGCATTTCGATGTCATAAAAAAGTTTCTTCAAATCGCTGGACTCAATTTCTGCCTCCAGTTTGTTTTTGAGTTGAAGGGTGATGTCGGCATCTTCACAGGCATACTCGTAAATTTTATCCACCGGTACATCACGCATCGATTTTTGATTTTTTCCTTTCGGACCAATCAGTTCATCAATGTGAATGGTTTTGTAGTTGAGATAGACTTCTGCCATGAAGTCCATATTATGCCGAAGTTCCGGTTGGAGTAAATAATGAGCAATCATGGTATCAAACATTTTGCCTTTTACTTCGATACCGTAATTTTTCAGAACGATGTAGTCATACTTGATATTTTGTCCTATTTTAAGAATTTTTTCATTTTCGTAAAATGGTCGCAGCTTATCCAGAATTTCGATGACTTTTTCGCGGTCGGGTGGGAGAGTGATGTAGTAAGCCTCTTTTTCCTTCATTGAGAAGGACAATCCCACTAATTCAGCGGTAATGGGGTCAACTCCGGTAGTTTCTGTGTCAAATGCCGCAAAATCACAAACAGAAATATTGCCTGCAAAATC
Above is a genomic segment from Parabacteroides sp. FAFU027 containing:
- the polA gene encoding DNA polymerase I, with amino-acid sequence MSEQKKLFLLDAYALIYRAYYAFIKNPRINSKGLNTSAVYGFINTLEEILKKENPSHIAVAFDPSGPTFRNELFDQYKAHREETPEVIRLSVPIIKEVISAYNIPILLYPGFEADDVIGTYAKLAEKAGYQVYMMTPDKDYGQLVSENIFILKPKSMGNDLEILGVEEVKQKFHLESPEQVIDLLGLMGDSADNIPGCPGVGEKTAQKLLAQFGSIENLLVNTHQLKGAIKDKVENNKQLIELSKLLATIKIDIPVDFDEEALVRKEIDEAKLTSLFEELEFRNLGNRVFKNNATPEPAPKNSPVQGSLFDDFMDSPLEEKKYSILSDLKSTPHSYYLLDTEEKIADFAGNISVCDFAAFDTETTGVDPITAELVGLSFSMKEKEAYYITLPPDREKVIEILDKLRPFYENEKILKIGQNIKYDYIVLKNYGIEVKGKMFDTMIAHYLLQPELRHNMDFMAEVYLNYKTIHIDELIGPKGKNQKSMRDVPVDKIYEYACEDADITLQLKNKLEAEIESSDLKKLFYDIEMPLMLVLAEMEMNGVRVDKNALKQSSEEITSQLLEIEKSIFEIAGHDFNINSAQQVGVVLFDELKITDKVKKTKTGQYSTSEDVLENLKSKHIIVEKILEFRGLKKLLSTYINALPELVNPKTEKIHTSFNQTVTATGRLSSTNPNLQNIPIRDEQGKEIRKAFIADEGCSFFSADYSQIELRIIAHLSQDKNMVEAFQTEQDIHAATSAKIFKVPIEEVSKDMRRKAKTANFGIIYGVSVFGLAERLTIPRAEAKELIEGYFATYPQIKEYMDNIILQAKKDGYVTTLLNRKRMLPDINSGNSIVRGYAERNAINAPIQGTAADIIKIAMVNIYRRFKEENIQSKMILQVHDELNFSVLDTEKDKVQKIVIEEMERAFPISVPLKVDGGFGNNWLEAHY
- a CDS encoding alanine dehydrogenase, which translates into the protein MNHDKKGLTIGLPKEEHEFEKRLALTPESVQLLIEAGHQVIVESEAGLGINYSDSKFSEVGATIVQNKAEVFEADIVMKIKPPTPKEVDLLKENSTLFSLLQLANYSPKSIEKLLKKRVNAVAYEMMADNKLSFPVVNSISEIEGSAAILIAAELLSNESGGKGILLGGLPGVSPTEVVILGAGIAGSVAARAAVALGASVKVFDNDISKLRDIQRNLGRTLYTSTFHPSVLKNILKTADVVIGTLKYITGSKGFIVTEDYVREMKKGAVIIDLSVDQGGCFETSECDFSKNGSIFEKFGVLHYCVPNISSRVSRTASIALSNIFVPLLLDIGELGGINDKIKMDLGFRHGVYVYNGKLVNTPMGHHFNLPAHDIGLFLSAF